The Cronobacter sakazakii genome has a window encoding:
- the seqA gene encoding replication initiation negative regulator SeqA — MKTIEVDDELYRYIASHTLHIGESASDILRRMLKFSASSPLAATPAKAETPATVAPAAEPEKPVNSARDRVRAMRELLLSDEYAEQKRAVNRFMLVLSTLYSLDANAFAEATESLHGRTRVYFAGDEQTLLQSGNQTKPRHVPGTPYWVITNTNTGRKCSMIEHIMQTMQFPAELIEKVCGTI; from the coding sequence ATGAAAACGATTGAAGTTGATGACGAGCTGTATCGCTACATTGCCAGCCACACCCTGCATATTGGCGAAAGCGCGTCCGACATTTTACGGCGCATGTTGAAATTTTCCGCCTCCTCGCCATTAGCCGCTACACCCGCCAAAGCAGAGACTCCCGCCACTGTTGCGCCCGCCGCTGAGCCTGAAAAGCCAGTGAACTCGGCGCGCGACCGCGTGCGAGCCATGCGTGAACTGCTGTTATCGGATGAATACGCCGAACAAAAACGCGCGGTCAATCGTTTTATGCTGGTGCTGTCTACACTCTATTCACTGGATGCAAACGCATTTGCCGAAGCGACCGAGTCGTTACACGGCCGTACCCGCGTCTATTTCGCCGGTGACGAGCAAACGCTGCTGCAAAGTGGCAACCAGACGAAACCCCGCCACGTGCCGGGCACACCGTACTGGGTGATTACGAATACGAATACAGGCCGCAAATGCAGCATGATTGAACACATCATGCAGACCATGCAGTTCCCGGCGGAATTGATTGAGAAGGTTTGCGGCACCATTTAA
- the ybfF gene encoding esterase, whose protein sequence is MKLNIRTQSAQQPTQNTPIVLIHGLFGSLDNLGVLARDLVDDHDVVQVDLRNHGLSGRSETMDYPAMAQDILETLDAQGLNKVILIGHSMGGKAAMAVTALAPDRIEKLVAIDIAPVDYQVRRHDEIFNAVNAVSDAGVTSRQQAAEIMRQHIREEGVVQFLLKSFVDGEWRFNVSVLWSQYSHIVGWETVPAWHGPALFIRGGASPYVEEAHREALLSQFPKARAHVIAGAGHWVHAEKPQAVLRAIRRFLETD, encoded by the coding sequence ATGAAATTAAATATCCGCACGCAATCTGCGCAACAACCGACTCAAAATACACCGATTGTGTTAATTCACGGGCTGTTTGGCAGCCTGGATAACCTGGGCGTGCTGGCTCGCGATCTGGTGGACGATCATGACGTTGTGCAGGTTGATTTGCGAAACCACGGGCTTTCCGGGCGCAGCGAGACGATGGATTATCCGGCGATGGCGCAGGATATTCTCGAAACGCTGGATGCGCAGGGGCTGAATAAGGTGATTCTTATCGGTCATTCAATGGGCGGCAAAGCGGCAATGGCGGTGACCGCGCTTGCGCCAGATCGCATTGAAAAGCTGGTGGCGATTGATATAGCGCCTGTGGATTATCAGGTGCGCCGTCACGATGAAATATTCAATGCGGTGAACGCGGTGAGCGACGCGGGCGTTACCTCACGCCAGCAGGCGGCGGAGATTATGCGCCAGCATATCCGCGAGGAAGGCGTGGTGCAGTTTCTGCTGAAATCGTTTGTCGATGGCGAGTGGCGCTTTAATGTGTCGGTGCTGTGGAGCCAGTATTCGCATATCGTCGGCTGGGAAACGGTGCCTGCCTGGCACGGCCCGGCGCTGTTTATTCGCGGCGGCGCGTCGCCTTATGTGGAAGAAGCGCACCGCGAGGCGCTGCTCTCACAGTTCCCCAAAGCCCGCGCGCATGTGATTGCGGGCGCAGGCCACTGGGTGCATGCCGAAAAACCGCAGGCGGTGCTGCGCGCGATTCGTCGTTTTCTGGAAACTGATTAA
- the ybfE gene encoding LexA regulated protein, with the protein MAKEQTDRTTLDLFADERRPGRPKTNPLSRDEQLRINKRNQLKRDKVRGLKRVELKLNADAVDALNHLAQARNISRSELIEAMLLAQLKALQE; encoded by the coding sequence ATGGCAAAAGAACAAACGGACCGCACAACGCTCGATCTCTTCGCGGATGAACGCCGTCCGGGCAGACCGAAAACCAATCCGCTGTCGCGCGACGAACAGCTGCGCATCAATAAGCGCAACCAGCTTAAGCGTGACAAAGTTCGCGGGCTTAAGCGCGTGGAGCTGAAGCTGAACGCCGACGCGGTAGACGCGCTGAACCATCTCGCGCAGGCGCGCAATATCAGCCGCAGCGAGCTGATAGAAGCGATGCTGCTCGCGCAGCTGAAAGCCTTGCAGGAGTAA
- the fldA gene encoding flavodoxin FldA — translation MAIVGIFFGSDTGNTENIAKIIQKQLGTDVAEVHDIAKSSKEDLEAFDILLLGIPTWYYGEAQCDWDDFFPTLEEIDFNGKLVALFGCGDQEDYAEYFCDALGTIRDIIEPRGATIVGHWPTEGYHFEASKGLADDDHFVGLAIDEDRQPELTAERVEKWVKQVSEELHLQEIINA, via the coding sequence ATGGCAATCGTAGGCATCTTTTTCGGCAGCGACACCGGCAATACCGAAAATATCGCAAAAATTATCCAGAAACAGCTCGGGACTGACGTTGCTGAAGTGCATGACATTGCTAAAAGCAGCAAAGAGGATCTGGAAGCATTCGATATTCTTCTGCTTGGCATCCCGACCTGGTACTACGGCGAAGCGCAGTGCGACTGGGACGACTTCTTCCCGACGCTCGAAGAAATTGACTTTAACGGCAAGCTGGTGGCGCTTTTCGGCTGCGGCGACCAGGAAGATTACGCAGAATATTTCTGCGACGCGCTGGGCACCATTCGCGACATCATCGAGCCGCGCGGTGCGACCATTGTTGGCCACTGGCCGACCGAAGGTTACCACTTTGAAGCTTCTAAAGGCCTCGCTGATGACGACCACTTCGTTGGTCTCGCGATTGACGAAGATCGCCAGCCGGAGCTGACCGCCGAACGCGTTGAAAAATGGGTCAAACAGGTGTCCGAAGAGCTGCATCTGCAGGAAATCATCAACGCCTGA
- the fur gene encoding ferric iron uptake transcriptional regulator has translation MTDNNTALKKAGLKVTLPRLKILEVLQEPVNHHVSAEDLYKRLIDMGEEIGLATVYRVLNQFDDAGIVTRHNFEGGKSVFELTQQHHHDHLICLDCGKVIEFSDDSIEARQREIATRHGIRLTNHSLYLYGHCADGDCRENEHAHEAGGK, from the coding sequence ATGACTGACAACAATACCGCATTAAAGAAGGCCGGCCTGAAAGTCACGCTTCCTCGATTAAAAATCCTCGAAGTGCTGCAGGAACCGGTCAATCATCATGTCAGTGCGGAAGACCTCTATAAGCGTCTGATTGACATGGGTGAAGAGATTGGCCTTGCCACGGTCTATCGCGTACTTAACCAGTTCGACGATGCCGGCATCGTCACTCGTCACAACTTTGAAGGCGGTAAATCCGTTTTCGAGCTGACGCAACAGCATCATCACGATCACCTGATTTGCCTCGATTGCGGCAAAGTGATCGAATTCAGTGATGATTCTATTGAAGCGCGTCAGCGTGAAATCGCCACGCGCCACGGCATCCGCCTGACCAACCACAGCCTCTATCTGTACGGTCACTGCGCCGATGGCGACTGCCGCGAAAATGAACACGCCCACGAGGCTGGCGGGAAATAA
- a CDS encoding helix-turn-helix domain-containing protein: MVLPPKPLAEIYRIADIFNSYGNWSRAEKNTLIPLRDGEICIIRGGQFSLMRQSDRLLLEKSSAPSVLGLARNLGKTQFAKLQADSECHYQLIPFDYFIQEIEKNHCQLHLLILSSWFINMLCYREEIMMGRNSYSMIKANIDCLATMDEFMRNRINVADYIVKKTNLSRSMVMKTLSQLRGAKNIEISKGKLVAVHHLPESL, translated from the coding sequence ATGGTCTTACCCCCTAAACCGCTTGCTGAGATTTACCGTATTGCGGATATTTTTAATAGCTACGGCAACTGGTCTCGTGCAGAGAAAAATACGCTGATCCCGCTTCGGGACGGGGAGATCTGCATCATTCGTGGCGGTCAGTTCTCTCTGATGCGCCAGAGTGACAGGCTGTTGCTGGAAAAAAGCAGCGCACCCTCTGTGCTGGGACTGGCGAGGAATTTAGGCAAAACTCAATTCGCCAAATTACAGGCTGATTCCGAATGCCATTACCAGTTAATTCCTTTTGATTATTTCATTCAGGAAATTGAGAAAAATCACTGCCAGTTACATCTGCTTATTTTGTCCTCATGGTTTATTAATATGCTTTGCTATCGCGAAGAAATTATGATGGGAAGAAACAGCTACAGCATGATTAAAGCGAATATCGATTGTCTCGCGACAATGGATGAGTTCATGCGTAACCGGATTAACGTGGCCGACTATATCGTTAAAAAAACCAATCTTTCCCGCAGCATGGTGATGAAAACCCTTTCTCAGTTGCGCGGTGCGAAAAATATTGAGATAAGCAAAGGCAAACTGGTTGCGGTTCACCATCTGCCTGAATCGCTGTAG
- a CDS encoding beta-N-acetylhexosaminidase, producing the protein MKKLQVSMLAGAVMGLFTGANAQASTTDSISQFGINYTITDNQAAQHGTDCAALGADWASCNKAVITLTNPGDAVTDKNWTIWFHSIRQILNVDNDEFKVTHVMGDLHKLEPTDKFTGFPAKSSVEIPIINEYWQLFITDVLPRWYVTADDGAPKVIASTDTETLTDFVSPLNDQWKRTPDDKNILMTAEARFDKNSDVKTLNAERLRGQIVPTPRHVKVHGQNVSLEKGVQLDIAALEKPAQEAIFARFALLGIKTDAGYPVRTAIASHAFSGKEAVSGAYQLHIGPKETTITGYDRAGVFYGLQSLLSLIPAEGAKQIATLDAQDAPRFDYRGIQLDVGRNFHTKAAVLRLLDQMAAYKLNKFHFHLSDDEGWRIEIPGLPELTDVGAKRCHDLSEKTCLLPQLGSGPDTNNNGSGYFTRADYIEIVKYAAARQIEVIPEIDMPAHARAAVIAMEARYDRLQKAGKTEEANQYRLLDPKDTSVTTGVQYYNRTGYLNPCLDSSRRFVDKVIGEIQQMHKEAGQPLTTWHFGGDEAKNIYLGAGYTDKAKPEAGKGIIDQSRQDKPWARSPVCQKMVQDGVVADVEHLSSYFGVEVSKLVKAHGIDTMQAWQDGLKDAKDASAFATSHVNVNFWDTLYWGGFDTANDWANKGFRVVVSNPDYVYLDFPNEVNPAESGYYWGTRFSDERKIFSFAPDNLPQNAETSVDRDGNAFSAKSDKPWPGAYGLSAQLWSEVVRTDKQMEYMMYPRLLAVAERAWHRAAWEQDYQAGREYKGGETHQVDVKALHDDWTRFANLAGSRELPKLEKAGVQFRLPVPGARIHDGVLQMNVSLPGVAMEYSTDGGAHWQRYDDAKPPRVTGAVQVRSVSSDGKRYSRVDNVQP; encoded by the coding sequence ATGAAAAAGTTACAGGTCAGTATGTTAGCGGGAGCGGTGATGGGGCTTTTCACCGGTGCCAACGCACAGGCGTCAACGACAGATAGCATCAGCCAGTTTGGGATTAATTACACCATTACTGACAACCAGGCCGCGCAGCACGGTACAGACTGCGCCGCGCTTGGCGCTGACTGGGCGTCATGTAATAAAGCCGTCATCACGCTTACCAACCCGGGCGACGCGGTGACCGACAAAAACTGGACTATCTGGTTTCACAGCATTCGCCAGATCCTCAATGTCGATAACGATGAGTTTAAAGTGACCCACGTGATGGGCGATCTCCACAAGCTTGAACCGACGGATAAATTTACCGGCTTCCCGGCGAAATCGTCGGTGGAGATCCCGATTATCAATGAGTACTGGCAACTCTTTATCACCGACGTGCTACCGCGTTGGTATGTCACGGCGGATGACGGCGCGCCGAAGGTTATCGCCAGTACCGATACCGAAACGCTGACGGATTTTGTCAGCCCGCTGAACGATCAGTGGAAGCGCACGCCGGATGATAAAAATATCCTGATGACCGCCGAAGCGCGGTTTGATAAAAACAGCGATGTCAAAACACTGAACGCAGAGCGCCTGCGCGGGCAGATCGTGCCCACGCCGCGGCACGTCAAAGTACACGGGCAAAATGTTTCTCTCGAAAAAGGCGTTCAGCTCGATATTGCCGCGCTGGAGAAACCCGCACAGGAGGCGATTTTCGCCCGTTTCGCGCTGCTCGGTATAAAAACTGATGCAGGCTACCCGGTACGCACAGCCATTGCCAGCCACGCCTTTAGTGGTAAAGAGGCGGTATCCGGCGCATATCAGCTGCATATCGGGCCAAAAGAGACGACGATTACCGGCTATGACCGCGCGGGCGTCTTTTACGGGCTGCAATCGCTGCTGTCGCTGATCCCGGCTGAGGGCGCGAAGCAAATCGCCACGCTCGATGCGCAGGACGCGCCGCGTTTTGATTATCGCGGCATTCAACTCGATGTGGGACGCAACTTCCACACCAAAGCCGCTGTGCTGCGCCTGCTTGACCAGATGGCGGCCTATAAGCTCAATAAATTCCACTTTCATTTGAGCGATGACGAAGGCTGGCGTATTGAAATACCGGGCTTGCCGGAACTGACCGATGTAGGGGCGAAGCGCTGTCACGATCTCAGCGAAAAAACCTGCCTGCTGCCGCAGCTCGGCTCCGGGCCAGATACGAACAACAACGGCAGCGGCTACTTCACCCGCGCGGATTATATTGAGATTGTGAAATATGCCGCCGCGCGCCAGATAGAAGTGATCCCGGAAATCGACATGCCCGCACATGCCCGCGCGGCGGTGATTGCGATGGAAGCGCGCTACGACAGGCTGCAGAAAGCGGGTAAAACCGAAGAGGCAAACCAGTATCGCCTGCTCGACCCGAAAGATACGTCCGTCACCACTGGCGTGCAGTACTACAACCGCACCGGCTATCTCAATCCGTGCCTCGACTCCTCGCGCCGCTTTGTCGATAAAGTGATTGGCGAGATCCAGCAGATGCATAAAGAGGCCGGACAGCCGCTCACCACCTGGCATTTTGGCGGCGATGAGGCGAAAAATATCTATCTCGGCGCGGGTTATACGGATAAAGCGAAACCGGAGGCCGGGAAGGGGATTATCGATCAGAGCCGTCAGGACAAGCCCTGGGCGCGCTCGCCGGTGTGTCAGAAAATGGTGCAGGACGGTGTCGTCGCTGATGTCGAGCACCTCTCCAGCTATTTTGGCGTGGAAGTGAGCAAACTAGTCAAAGCGCACGGCATCGACACTATGCAGGCGTGGCAGGACGGGCTTAAGGACGCGAAAGACGCGAGCGCTTTCGCCACCTCGCACGTTAACGTCAACTTCTGGGATACGCTCTACTGGGGAGGCTTTGATACAGCGAACGACTGGGCGAATAAAGGTTTCCGCGTGGTGGTTTCTAACCCCGATTACGTCTACCTCGATTTCCCGAATGAAGTGAATCCGGCGGAGAGCGGCTATTACTGGGGCACACGCTTTAGCGACGAACGTAAGATTTTCAGCTTCGCGCCGGATAACCTCCCGCAAAACGCCGAGACATCCGTCGATCGCGACGGCAACGCGTTCAGCGCTAAGTCGGACAAACCCTGGCCAGGCGCGTATGGACTCTCGGCGCAGCTCTGGAGCGAAGTGGTGCGCACCGATAAACAAATGGAGTACATGATGTACCCGCGTCTGTTAGCTGTAGCTGAACGCGCCTGGCATCGCGCGGCCTGGGAGCAGGATTATCAGGCTGGTCGCGAATATAAAGGCGGCGAAACCCATCAGGTGGATGTAAAAGCGCTGCATGATGACTGGACGCGCTTTGCGAACCTGGCGGGCAGCCGTGAGCTGCCGAAGCTTGAAAAAGCGGGCGTGCAATTCCGCCTGCCGGTGCCGGGCGCGCGCATTCACGACGGCGTGTTGCAGATGAACGTCAGTCTGCCAGGTGTCGCGATGGAATACTCCACTGATGGCGGCGCGCACTGGCAGCGCTACGACGATGCGAAGCCGCCACGCGTGACGGGTGCCGTACAGGTACGAAGCGTCAGCAGCGACGGTAAACGTTACAGCCGTGTGGATAACGTACAGCCCTAA
- the chiP gene encoding chitoporin ChiP: MRSLRYKRSGVALAVASVTALGGLCSPPVHAAGFIDDSTLTGGIYYWQRERDRKDVVEDKYKTNLSHSTWNANLDFQSGFAADMFGLDIAAFTAIEMAENGDSGHPNEIAFSASNKAYDEDWSGDKSGISLYKAAGKFKYGPLWARAGWLQPTGQTLLAPHWSFMPGTYQGAEAGANFDYGEAGALSFSYMWTNEYKSPWHLEMDKFYQNDRTTRVDYLHSIGAKYDFKNSLVLEAAFGQAEGYIDQYFAKASYNFPLAGNPLSTSYQFYGARDKASNGSVNDIYDGTAWLQALTFGYKIGQVDLRLEGTWVSAEGQQGYFLQRMTPTYASSNGRLDIWWDNRSDFNADGEKAVFFGAMYDLKNWNLPGFALGASYVYAWDAKPSTLPTTDGYYDPNYRLKESAYSLDAVYTLQDGRAKGTMFKLHFTQYDNHSDIPSYGGGYGNIFQDERDVKFIVTAPFTIF, encoded by the coding sequence ATGCGTTCGTTGAGATACAAACGTAGTGGCGTCGCGCTGGCTGTCGCCAGCGTTACCGCACTGGGTGGCCTGTGTAGCCCGCCCGTTCACGCCGCAGGCTTTATTGATGACTCCACATTAACCGGCGGCATCTATTACTGGCAGCGCGAGCGCGACCGTAAAGATGTCGTGGAAGACAAATATAAAACCAACCTCTCACACTCCACCTGGAACGCGAACCTGGATTTCCAGTCAGGGTTTGCCGCCGATATGTTTGGGCTCGACATCGCCGCATTCACGGCCATCGAAATGGCGGAAAACGGCGACAGCGGACACCCGAATGAAATCGCGTTCTCCGCAAGTAACAAAGCCTACGACGAAGACTGGTCCGGCGATAAAAGCGGCATCAGCCTTTATAAAGCTGCCGGTAAATTTAAATATGGCCCGCTCTGGGCGAGGGCTGGCTGGTTGCAGCCCACCGGTCAGACGCTGCTGGCGCCGCACTGGAGCTTTATGCCCGGCACATATCAAGGGGCTGAAGCGGGCGCGAATTTTGACTACGGCGAGGCGGGCGCGCTGAGCTTCTCGTACATGTGGACCAACGAATATAAATCGCCGTGGCATCTGGAGATGGACAAGTTCTACCAGAACGACAGAACCACGCGGGTCGATTATCTCCACTCGATCGGCGCGAAATATGATTTTAAAAATTCGCTGGTGCTCGAAGCGGCTTTTGGCCAGGCGGAAGGGTACATCGATCAATACTTTGCCAAGGCGAGCTACAACTTCCCGCTTGCGGGCAATCCTCTTTCAACCAGTTATCAGTTCTATGGCGCGCGTGACAAAGCCAGTAACGGCAGCGTCAATGATATTTATGACGGCACCGCGTGGCTCCAGGCGCTGACATTTGGCTATAAAATTGGCCAGGTTGATCTGCGTCTGGAAGGCACCTGGGTGAGCGCCGAAGGGCAACAGGGCTATTTTCTGCAGCGCATGACGCCCACTTATGCGTCTTCCAACGGACGGCTGGATATCTGGTGGGATAACCGCTCCGATTTTAACGCCGATGGCGAAAAAGCTGTGTTCTTCGGCGCGATGTATGACCTGAAAAACTGGAACCTGCCTGGGTTTGCGCTGGGCGCGTCATACGTTTATGCCTGGGATGCGAAACCCTCTACGCTGCCGACCACTGACGGCTATTACGATCCCAACTACCGCCTCAAAGAATCCGCTTACAGCCTCGATGCGGTTTACACCCTGCAGGATGGCCGTGCCAAAGGCACGATGTTTAAGCTGCATTTCACCCAATACGACAACCATTCCGACATCCCGAGCTACGGCGGCGGTTACGGCAACATCTTCCAGGACGAACGCGACGTGAAATTTATCGTCACGGCGCCGTTCACGATTTTCTGA
- the glnS gene encoding glutamine--tRNA ligase: MSEAEARPTNFIRQIIDEDLASGKHTTICTRFPPEPNGYLHIGHAKSICLNFGIAQDYQGQCNLRFDDTNPVKEDLEFVESIKNDVQWLGFHWSGDVRYSSDYFDQLYNYAVELINKGLAYVDELSPEQIREYRGTLTAPGKNSPFRDRSVEENLALFEKMRAGGFEEGKACLRAKIDMASPFIVMRDPVLYRIKFAEHHQTGNKWCIYPMYDFTHCISDALEGITHSLCTLEFQDNRRLYDWVLDNITIPVHPRQYEFSRLNLEYTVMSKRKLNLLVTDKHVEGWDDPRMPTISGLRRRGYTAASIREFCKRIGVTKQDNTVEMAALEACIREDLNENAPRAMAVIDPVKLVIENYPQGHSEMVSMPNHPNKPEMGNRDVPFSGEIWIDRADFREEANKQYKRLVLGKEVRLRNAYVIKAERVEKDDAGEITTIYCTYDAETLSKDPADGRKVKGVIHWVSAAHALPVEIRLYDRLFSVPNPGAAEDFLTTINKDSLVIKQGYAEPGLKNAEAGKAWQFEREGYFCLDSRHANGDKLVFNRTVGLRDTWAKIGE; the protein is encoded by the coding sequence ATGAGTGAGGCAGAAGCCCGCCCGACTAACTTTATTCGCCAGATTATCGATGAAGATCTGGCGTCTGGAAAACACACCACGATTTGCACCCGCTTTCCGCCGGAGCCGAATGGCTATCTGCACATCGGCCACGCGAAATCTATCTGCCTGAACTTCGGCATCGCGCAGGACTACCAGGGCCAGTGCAACCTTCGCTTTGACGACACCAACCCGGTCAAAGAAGATCTGGAATTTGTCGAGTCGATTAAAAATGACGTGCAATGGCTGGGTTTCCACTGGTCTGGCGACGTGCGCTACTCCTCTGACTATTTCGATCAGCTTTATAACTACGCCGTTGAGCTTATCAACAAAGGCCTGGCCTACGTTGACGAGCTGTCGCCGGAGCAGATCCGCGAATACCGCGGCACGCTGACCGCGCCTGGCAAAAACAGCCCGTTCCGCGATCGCAGCGTGGAAGAAAACCTGGCGCTGTTCGAGAAAATGCGTGCCGGTGGGTTTGAAGAGGGCAAAGCGTGCCTGCGCGCGAAAATCGATATGGCCTCGCCGTTTATCGTGATGCGTGACCCGGTGCTGTACCGCATTAAGTTCGCCGAGCATCACCAGACCGGCAACAAGTGGTGCATCTACCCGATGTACGACTTTACCCACTGCATCTCCGATGCGCTGGAAGGCATCACCCATTCGCTCTGTACGCTGGAGTTCCAGGACAACCGCCGTCTGTATGACTGGGTACTGGATAACATCACCATTCCGGTTCACCCGCGCCAGTATGAATTCTCGCGCCTGAATCTGGAATATACGGTGATGTCCAAGCGTAAGCTGAACCTGCTGGTCACCGATAAGCACGTCGAAGGCTGGGACGACCCGCGTATGCCGACGATTTCCGGCCTGCGCCGCCGCGGTTATACCGCCGCGTCCATCCGTGAATTCTGCAAGCGTATCGGTGTGACCAAACAGGATAACACCGTGGAAATGGCGGCGCTGGAAGCCTGCATTCGCGAAGATCTCAACGAGAACGCGCCGCGCGCGATGGCCGTTATCGATCCGGTGAAACTGGTTATCGAAAACTACCCGCAGGGCCACAGCGAAATGGTGTCGATGCCTAACCATCCGAACAAACCGGAAATGGGCAACCGCGACGTACCGTTTAGCGGCGAAATCTGGATCGATCGCGCGGATTTCCGTGAAGAAGCCAACAAGCAGTACAAGCGTCTGGTGCTCGGTAAAGAAGTGCGTCTGCGCAACGCGTATGTGATTAAAGCCGAGCGCGTGGAGAAAGACGACGCGGGTGAAATCACCACTATCTACTGCACCTACGATGCCGAAACGCTAAGTAAAGATCCGGCGGACGGTCGCAAGGTCAAAGGCGTGATCCACTGGGTCAGCGCGGCGCATGCGCTGCCGGTTGAAATTCGTCTCTATGACCGTCTGTTCAGCGTGCCAAACCCGGGGGCGGCGGAAGATTTCCTCACGACCATCAACAAAGACTCGCTGGTCATCAAGCAGGGTTACGCTGAGCCGGGCCTGAAAAACGCTGAAGCGGGTAAAGCCTGGCAGTTTGAGCGTGAAGGTTATTTCTGCCTCGACAGCCGCCATGCAAACGGTGACAAACTGGTGTTCAACCGCACCGTTGGCCTGCGCGATACCTGGGCTAAAATCGGCGAGTAA
- a CDS encoding lipoprotein encodes MRQVIFVLFAAVLLSGCIPRYATHRPALDVDIQNEQGEPIPHATFWLQTHRMPPGYYPLPEKFTADNNGHVSVSRVSEWENMIFFLHGTMIYSWSWCVEAPGYLPREGNLESLRPQVKLLKARTPERCRLAQYAEARQ; translated from the coding sequence ATGCGTCAGGTTATTTTTGTCCTTTTCGCCGCCGTGCTGTTAAGTGGCTGCATCCCGCGCTACGCGACCCACCGGCCCGCGCTTGACGTCGATATACAGAACGAGCAGGGCGAGCCCATTCCTCATGCCACGTTCTGGCTGCAAACGCACCGCATGCCGCCGGGCTATTACCCGTTGCCGGAGAAATTCACCGCAGATAATAACGGCCATGTTTCCGTCTCGCGCGTTTCGGAATGGGAAAACATGATCTTCTTTCTTCACGGCACGATGATCTATTCCTGGAGCTGGTGCGTTGAGGCGCCGGGCTACCTGCCGCGTGAAGGGAATCTCGAGTCATTAAGGCCGCAAGTCAAATTACTCAAAGCCAGAACGCCCGAGCGTTGTCGACTGGCGCAGTATGCTGAAGCCCGCCAGTAA